A window of Lepus europaeus isolate LE1 chromosome 11, mLepTim1.pri, whole genome shotgun sequence contains these coding sequences:
- the LOC133770417 gene encoding zinc finger protein ZFP2-like: MIMLHSSLPAVLPEFSMCFQEQRKMYKSLGLVSFEDVTVNFTWEEWQDLDDTQKALYRDVMLETYSCLVSLGHCIPKPEMILKLEQGEEPWLVENSNERLLGSTPEDSFCHTSDTCIVQSPRMALTWKPTSLPFFGQCIPKPEVISNLEPEVETWMGESPGQSLPDVQKVDDVIDTSQKSQDRHLWKVVISNSNSATEQRVELGKAFNLNSNCISELIINNGNYIGMEPEELIICQNMNICREPGEMHAAEKPDDHKRTGNVFRHLKYIGKHHSNQNKQQEFEYRGQVKTFNTAAVFFTPKRVHMRGTSYKYNEYEKACDTSAFVIQEIAQVEKKTFEYSICGKTYIRPKLTNHQKVPIREKSSKCSEYEKPFIQRAYVTKHQGAYTVDKPYISNEFRKPFSLKSNLSRNHRTDIDEKCNDYNKYMKYFYQMSDLILQPRTREKPHKCNECRKSFYRKSDLTVHQRTHTGEKPYECNECSKSFCQKSNLSSHQRTHTGEKPYECNECSKSFYQKSDLIIHHRTHTGEKPYECNKCRKSFSRKSDLTVHQRTHTGEKPYECNGCGKSFNQKSNLIRHQRTHTGEKPYECNKCEKSFYQKSNLILHQKTHTGEKPYECNECRKSFYQKSDLTVHRRTHTGEKPYECNECSKTFCRKSYLSSHMRIHTGEKPHECSECRKSFSRKSDLTVHQRTHTGEKPYECSECRKTFCQKSHLSMHQRTHTR; encoded by the exons GGGTTGGTGTCATTTGAGGATGTGACTGTTAACTTCACCTGGGAAGAGTGGCAAGATCTGGATGATACTCAAAAAGCCCTCTACAGGGATGTGATGCTAGAGACCTACAGCTGCTTGGTGTCTTTGG GGCACTGCATTCCCAAGCCTGAGATGATACTGAAGCTGGAGCAAGGGGAAGAGCCATGGCTGGTAGAAAACTCAAACGAGAGACTCTTAG GTTCCACACCCGAAGACAGCTTCTGTCACACATCAGATACATGCATTGTACAATCTCCGAGGATGGCTCTCACATGGAAACctacctctctgcctttttttg GGCAGTGCATTCCCAAACCTGAGGTGATCTCCAACTTGGAGCCAGAAGTAGAGACATGGATGGGAGAATCCCCAGGCCAGAGCCTCCCAG atgTCCAGAAAGTGGATGATGTAATTGACACCAGCCAGAAAAGTCAAGACAGGCACTTGTGGAAAGTTGTAATCTCTAACAGTAACTCAGCAACTGAGCAGAGAGTTGAATTAGGAAAAGCATTCAATTTGAATTCTAACTGTATTTCAGAACTGATTATAAATAATGGAAACTACATAGGAATGGAGCCTGAAGAGTTAATTATATGTCAGAATATGAATATCTGTAGAGAACCTGGAGAGATGCATGCTGCAGAGAAGCCTGATGACCATAAGAGAACTGGAAATGTTTTCAGACATCTTAAGTATATTGGTAAGCATCACAGTAATCAAAATAAGCAGCAGGAGTTTGAATATAGAGGACAAGTGAAAACCTTCAACACTGCGGCAGTGTTCTTTACACCTAAGAGGGTTCATATGAGAGGAACCTCATATAAATATAATGAGTATGAGAAAGCCTGTGATACATCAGCTTTCGTCATACAAGAGATAGCTCAGGTAGAAAAGAAAACTTTTGAATATAGTATATGTGGGAAAACCTATATAAGGCCTAAACTGACCAACCATCAAAAAGTACCCATAAGAGAGAAATCCAGTAAATGCTCTGAATATGAGAAACCCTTCATTCAGAGAGCATATGTTACAAAACATCAGGGAGCATACACAGTGGATAAGCCATATATATCTAATGAGTTTAGAAAACCTTTCAGTCTGAAGTCAAACCTCAGTAGAAACCACAGAACTGATATAGATGAGAAATGCAATGAttataacaaatatatgaaatatttctacCAGATGTCAGACCTTATTTTACAACCTAGAACAAGAGAGAAGCCCCATAAATGTAATGAGTGTAGGAAATCTTTCTACCGTAAATCAGACCTCACTGTacatcagagaactcacacaggagagaagccctatgaatgtaatgaatgtagCAAAAGCTTTTGCCAGAAGTCGAACCTCAGCAGTCATCAACGAACTCACACAGGAgaaaaaccctatgaatgtaatgaatgtagTAAATCTTTCTACCAGAAGTCAGACCTTATTATACATCACAGAACTCACACAGGAGAAAAGCCCTATGAATGTAATAAGTGTAGGAAATCTTTCTCCCGTAAATCAGATCTCACTGTtcatcagagaactcacacaggtgagaaaccctatgaatgtaatggaTGTGGGAAATCATTCAACCAGAAGTCAAACCTTATCAGGCATCAGAGAACCCACACAGGCGAGAAGCCCTATGAATGTAACAAATGTGAGAAATCTTTCTACCAAAAGTCAAACCTTATTTTACATCAGAAAACTCACACAGGtgaaaaaccttatgaatgtaatgaatgtagGAAGTCTTTCTATCAAAAGTCAGACCTCACTGTCCATCGGAGAACTCATACAGGAGAGAAGCCCTATGAATGTAACGAATGTAGCAAAACCTTCTGCCGGAAGTCCTACCTCAGCAGTCATatgagaattcacacaggagagaaacctcatgaatgtagtGAGTGTAGGAAATCTTTCTCCCGTAAGTCAGACCTCACTGTccatcagagaactcacacaggagagaaaccctatgaatgtagtGAGTGTAGAAAGACCTTTTGCCAGAAATCACACCTCAGTATgcatcagagaactcacacaaGATAG